ATGGGCCGCAAAAGTGAAGCATGACGAGATGCTGAAGGAGACCGAAAAAAATATGGAAACCGCCACGGATCGGCTGGAGGGCACAATGCCTGCGGCAGATGTTACCCGCGCCAAACAACTGGTTGAGACCTTCGTGGCCAAGCGCGAGAAATAAACGCGGCGCGCTCGCCTGAAGACAATGGACTTTTGGAACGTACACATCCTGCCACGCCTCTCGGCAGTCGAAGTCATCGAGTGGTTCACATTTGCAGTGAACATTCTCGTCTATCTTTTTTCCAAAAACATCGCCTCACGTTACGGCGCCATTCAGGAAGAGGCGCGGATGAATTCGCGCCTGCGAATTTTGCACGGGTTTAATCTAATCGTGTTCATCACCTTCATCCTTTCAGTCGCCATCCACAGCACGCGATTCCCCGCCGAGCAAATCAGCCAAACCTGCCTCACGCTGCTGTGCGCCTACCTCGTCACCAATCTGGCCGAAGTCCTGTTGCTCAAAAGATACGGGAAGGCAACCCCCGTGATGGGATTTACCCGCCGGGTGGAAACCGCCACCTCACGCACGCTGGAATTGCTGGCGCACTTTATTATTCTGGTGGGTGCGGTGGTCGTGCTGGTCAACGTGTGGGGACTCACCAGTTCCCTGCAAACCACCGGCGTACTCGGATTCCTCGCGTTGCTGGTGTTCATCACCAAAGATTATTGGATGCGCGATTTTCTCAGCGGCATCTTGCTCATCAGCAGCGAACGGATCGAACGCGGTGATGTGATTGCTATCCCCGCCGAGGACGTGCTCGGCATTGTACTTGATATCCGCGCGCGCCAAACCCACGTGCGCGATCTCGTGCACGGCCACGACATGATGCTGCCCAACGCTTTTTTGCTCACCCACCGAGTAGATCTTTACAAACAAAACACCGGCGGGCCCTTCAAGGATTATGTCGATTTTAAAATTGCCTACGGCACGCCCGTGACAACCGTGCACGACTTTTTGCAAGCCGTGCACCAACAAGCCGCTACCGCTGGCGAAGGCATGGATGCAAATCAGGACACCCACATCGCCCTCAAAGAAAATGGCGACCACGCCGCGCGCTGGCGATTGGGTTATGTATTAAACACCCCGGAAAAATTACTGGCCGTGCGCGACGCGGTCAATCTCGCCGCTTATGAATTACAGGAAAAATTCGGCCTCGACATCAGCACGCCCACCACTCACAGAGTGGAATCACGCTCCGGCAATTTGGCCAGCACTTCGAGCAGTGTGGAGCGCACCAAGTCGCCGGATAAATCGTAGTCGCAGGTAGTCACCCACGCATCGTACGATTCGTTACCGGTGGGATGCTTCTCGCCGTGCACCACGCGGGCGAGCACTTTCTCCTCCGTGTTCGCCGGCTCAAAAGGTTCATCCGGAATCCAGCCTTTCAACCCGTGCACCACGCCGGGGCGCGGATCCACCATATGCAACGCGCAGGAATTGCTGTACGGCATTACGTAACTGTCGCACAGGCTGAAGCACGCCAGCGCCTCAGTGAATGAACGCCCCACTGCATCGATAATGCGCGCATCGGTTTGCAAAATTTCATCCGCGCTCCCGCGCACATCGCCCATGCCGTCTATGATGAATGCCGCGCGCGGATATTTTTCGGTAACCGCCTCGACTAACCGGCTCAAGTGCGCCCCTTCGTCCACCCACTTGCGATTGTGCGCGCGCAGTGTGAGCCACACCACCGGCCAACGATCGCGCAGCTCCGCCCGCATTTGCGCGTACTCGGCCGGATGTCGCTGCCGAAAGCCTTGCTGCAACGCTGCCTGCATCTCCGCGGGCATGTGCGAGCTGCAGCCCATGCGGCCCACCAACAAGGCTCGCTCCAGCACCGCATCAAAAAACGTGACCGCCCACGGCACTTCCGATTCATCCAGTGAAATGTCTTCGCGCGCTATTTCCGCAGGCAATTGTTGTGACAAGCCGAGGACATCGAATGGCCCTGTTAACACCGCCGCAGCGGCGTTGTTTTGGCTAAAGAGCTTCCACAGCATCGGAAATTCCTCGCGCAGTTGGTGACCGGCGTTGGGATGAAACGATTGTGTGAGCACCAGCCGATGATTCGCTTCATCCGCGCAGTAGGCGGCCACGTCTGCCTCGCGTCCGTGCATTAATTCCTGAAGCATGCGGCAGCTCATCGCCAGCCGCGCCGGTTCCCAGCCTTGCGCCAGCACCGGGTGCGCGTGGTTCATAATGCTCACCACCTGTTTGCGTTTGGGAAAATAAAAACCCACCAAGCGCGGTGGATGAAAACCGATGATTAAATAATGCTCCTCCGGCTCGTCGAAGCGATAGAACACCGGATTCAAAACCGTATCGCCATGGGCCGGGAGCGAACAGCGCGTGGTGATGGCCCGACCGGTCTCGAGATGGAAGGATTGCAAATAACCGCGCTGCAACAGATCGATTTGAAACCGATACACCCCGTGCCGCCAATCGGCGTGCGGGAGGTCCGGTTCCATTTCCTGCAAATGCGCCAGCGCGCGGCGTAGACCTTGCGCGTAGGGAATGTCTGTGCGCCACGGGGTGCGGTTGGCTTCGCCAAATGAAACGCCCGGGCAACTGGAAAAATCAAACGCCTCGAGCACCGCGATGTCTGTCGGCGCATCGCTCATTTGCTTATTGCGATTTCGAGGGCAATTTCCTTTGCGAAATAAGTAAGGATGAGATCCGCACCCGCGCGCTTGATGGCCAGCAGCGATTCATCGCGCGTGGCAGTGAGGTCCAGCCAACCCCGCTCAGCGGCCGCGTGAATTTGTGCGTACTCGCCGGAAACTTGATACGCCGCCAATGGCAAGTCCGTCATTTGGCGCAACCGGCAAAGAATATCGAGATACGCTCCGGCGGGTTTCACCATCAAAATATCCGCGCCCTCTGCAATATCCAGCGCGGCTTCCACCATACTCTCGCGCGAGTTGGCGGAGTTAAGTTGATACGTGCGTTTGTCGAGATACGCTCCGTCGGTGGCCGATTGGCTGCCGACGGCATCGCGGAAGGGCCCGTAAAACGCCGAGGCGTATTTTGCAGAATACGCGAGAATGGAAACGCCTGTGTGGCCAGCGGCATCCAACGCCGCGCGGATGGCCCCCACGCGACCGTCCATCATATCCGAAGGTGCCACCCAATCCACACCGAACTCCGCGTGGGCCACGGCCATTTTGGCGAGGATGTCCACCGTGGCGTCGTTGTCCACGTCCGTGCCTTCGGCGTCCAGCACGCCATCGTGACCGTGAGTGGTGTACGGATCCAGCGCCACATCGGTGATCACCAATAAATCCGGCAGCGCTCTTTTCAATTCGCGCACCGCACGCAGTACAAGACAATCGGGATTCAACGCTTCGTCGCCGGAATCATTTTTCAATTCCGCGGGCGTCACCGGAAACAACGCCACCGCGTTGATGCCCGCCTCGCTCGCCTCACGGCATTCCTCCACCAAACCCGCAATCGAATGCCGCAGCACCCCGGGCATCGAAGGCACGGGCTCAGCCTCGCCCGCGCCGTCCTTCACAAAAAGCGGCCAAATCAAATCATCCACCGTCACCCGCGTCTCCTGCAACAGCGCGCGTGTGGCCGCATTACGCCGTAGACGGCGCGGGCGGTGAACTAAATTATGGTCGGCGTCAGCCATTATAAATTAAATTGCGGGCACAAGCTCAACTCCTTTGGTGGCTGGGAAGCTACTTAATAAACGCCTTAATTTCAAGGCGTTTTCTTGTGTAACTCTTGCTAAACCGTCCCTTTCGAGGTATCTTTTTCTTATGATCAAACTTCGAGCGCCCAAGCCCAAAGGCTTCACCCTAATTGAGATGCTCGTCGTCATTGCCATCATTGGCATCCTCGCCAGTATGCTGCTCCCCACCCTCGCCCGCGCCATGGCCAAGGCCAAACGCATTCAATGTATGAGCAACCTCAGCCAACAAGGCAAGGCACTGATCATGTTCGCACTCGATAACGATGACCGGCTACCGTGGCAGCTCACCCCCAGCGGACAAGCCAACCATTTCGGCGGAAATTTCTCGCCTGATCCCGGTTCGGTTTACGGAACCCGCGACCTTAAACGCGATGTGGTCACCGCAAAAATTTTATGGTCCCCCTGCGATGCCACCCGCGAAGCCGCCAACGAACAAGCGGTTATGGATTGGAAAAGCTACAACACCCGTGATGGCCGGCCGATCCCCAACAACGCACTCAGTTACGTCTTTATCCAAGGTGGCGACATTGGTCGCCCAACCACAGTACTGGCCGCCACACGCAATCTTTCCTCGCAGGATCTCGTCACCGCCCACTGGGCCGGAAGCGATGAGGAGGATGATCAAGGCAACCCACCGCCCACCGCCATGACCAGCCTCTTCGCCGGGCAAGGCCAGATGGTTATGGCCGATGGCAGCGCCAAACTGTGCAATGACGGCGACCTCAGCAGCGCCGGCATGGTGGTTAAGCCGCACATTGAATCCATCGGCGGGGTCACCCTTGGCAAAGCCAGCACCCGCGTGCTGCATGGCTATGGCAAAACCGACCAAACCGAAAAAGTCTTGAGCGGCCTCACCGCTTCACTCGCCCGCGCTAAGGAAGAAAACAAAAATGTATACCTGCTGTTCACCGGCTCAGATTGGTGCCCCCCTTGTATGGCGTTAGAAAAAACCGTGCTAAATCATCGTCTTTGGACAGCCTTCGCTTCGGAAGGATTGGTGATTCATATTTGTGATTTCCCAATCAACCGCGGCGTAAACCCCGACACGGAACGGGAAAATGACCAACTCAAAGCCAGCTTTGGCGTGCAAAATTTCCCCACCCAAATCATCCTCAACGGCGAAACCGGTAAAGAAATACGCCGCCGCACCGGCTACACCCGCGGCCCCGTCACCCCCTACGTTGCCTGGGCTAGAGGCCAATAGTTGACTGAGTATGGGAACCGAGTCCATTCGTAACCGGCTCATCGCCGTGGGTCTGTTGATCGTTCTGGCCGTGGGCTTGACAGCGCGACATTGGTTTACCCCGGATGAGACGACCCTCATTTTTGCCACCGGCCAACGCGGCGGGCTATACCACGAGTTGGGCCAAGCCATTGCTGACGAGGTACAACAGGCCCACCCGCACCTTCGCATTCAACTGGTGGAAACCACTGGAAGCCTCGACAACGCTAATCGGTTGCGCAAACAAACCATCCACCTCGCCCTCCTGCAAAACGATACCCAAGCCGGCGCGCACGTGCGCAGCCTCACCGCTATACATCCCGAATTGCTGCACTTCCTGTGCCACCGCGAAGCGGGCATTGGTTCCCTTCGCGATCTCGTTGGCAAAACCGTTGCCCTCGGCCCCAAAGGCAGTGGTTCGGAAAAATTCACACGCGAGTTTCTTCGCTTTGCCGGTTTTAACGAAAGCCAACTCACTCTGGTAAACCTCCCGCTCAAAGAAGCCACCAGCCAACTCATTGCCGGGAACGTGCACGCACTCCTCTTCCTCTCCGGACTTGATAATGACGCCTTCAAAAGCGCCCTGCAATCCGGCCAAGTACGCCTCACCCCGCTGATCCCCCTCACGCATTCCACTTCAATTTCCCCAAATAATCTGGGTGATGCAAACGATGAAGCGCGCGCTTTGGTCGATGGATTTCGCGTACATTACCCGAATGCCTCTGCCCATACCATTCCGTTGCTGGCCTATCCCGGCCAACCGATTCAACCCATCGGCACTGTAGGTGTGAAAGCCGTACTCGCGTGCCATCCGAGTTTGCCCAATGAAATCGCCGAACTCATTACTCGCACACTTTATGGGCATCGTGCCGCCTTATCTCAAAAACATTCCACCTTCAGCAGCCTTGATGAACAAACCTCCACCACGCACCTGCAATTTCCGCTGCATCCCGGGGCGGAACATTATTTCCAGCGCACCGATCCCGGTTTTTTTGAAAAATACGTTGAGATTATGAGCTTCATCCTCACCCTGATATTGATCCTGTGGAGTGTGATCATCTGGGCCCAACGATGGTTTCTGCAACGGCGAAAGAATCGCATCGACACCTATTATGAGGAGATCGACAAAGTCATCAATCGCCTACACGACGGCACGGATTTGGAGGAGATCAACAAACTTGAAACTCAACTATTAAAAATCCGCCAGCGCGCCTTGGCCGAATTGGTGAAAGAAAAACTCGCTGCTGACGAGTCATACATCATTTACCAAAACATGCTCAACGGCTGCGAGTCGATGCTGGTGCGCCTGCGCGAAAAAATTCAGGCGTCCTCCGAAAAGGACGCCTGAGCGCAATTGATGTTCACCGGATTCAGTCCAGCCGCTTGATCCGCACATTGCGAAACGCCACCGCCGCGCCGTGGCCGGCGAAGCCGAAGTGGCCTTCGGTGCGGGTGCGACCTTTGTATTTGGCGAGAGGCGCCATCGTCTTTTCCGCTTTGCTCAAATCACAGTCGAGAATAATTTCGCCATTGAGCACCACATTGATGGTGGAGCCTTTCACGGTCACTTCCTGCACATTCCATTCACCGGGCTTTTTCAGGAATCCGCGCTTGGCGGGAAACATCCCATAAGCCGAACCGTGATATTGCGCCGGATGCAGCTTGGCATATTTCGGCGAGGTGTTGTCAAGAATCTGCAATTCGCACATTCCCACATAAGCCGTATCGCCCTGCCCGGGATAACGAATGGCCAGGCCATTGTTCCCGCCTTCTGGCAACAGGAATTCAAACCGCACCACGAAATCTCCGTACACTTCCTTCGTGTAAACCGTGCCCCCCTTGCCGGGCTTGCACCGCAGCGTACCATCCACGGCTTGATAATTCTGAACGGGTCCCGCCCAACCGGTGAGATCCTCGCCGTTAAAGATTTGTTTAAAACCCTTCTCGCCGGCATCCGCACCGAGGGCCAACAACAATGTGAGTGCAATGAATTGTTTTTTCATTAATTCAGTTCCTTGATGTAAATGTTGCGCCACGAAATTTCGCCGCCGTGGGTTTGTAGTTGAATGGGGCCGCGCTTGGGCAGGCCGCCTTTGCGGTTGAAATAATTCTCCATACGCGCGTTGTCCACCACCAGTTTGCCATTGAGATGCACGGTGACCTTTTCGCCCACCAACCGAATGCGGAAGCTATTCCACTGGCCAAATGGTTTGTCCGCCAGCACCAGCGGATCTTTGCCCTTCGCGCCTTTGCTGTTATTCCAGAGACCGCCCGAGCCTTTATCGCCGCCGATGTTGAATTTTTTTTCATCCGTGTAATCCCAAATTTGAACCTGCGGGACGCCACGCAAGTAAATCCCACTATCAGCCTTTGCCACGGTTTTGTAATCCACCCACAACTCAAAGTTGCCGTAGTTTTTCTCTGTGGTCAGGTACATCCCGTGGCCGTCGTTGATGAGG
This window of the Limisphaerales bacterium genome carries:
- the hemB gene encoding porphobilinogen synthase; protein product: MADADHNLVHRPRRLRRNAATRALLQETRVTVDDLIWPLFVKDGAGEAEPVPSMPGVLRHSIAGLVEECREASEAGINAVALFPVTPAELKNDSGDEALNPDCLVLRAVRELKRALPDLLVITDVALDPYTTHGHDGVLDAEGTDVDNDATVDILAKMAVAHAEFGVDWVAPSDMMDGRVGAIRAALDAAGHTGVSILAYSAKYASAFYGPFRDAVGSQSATDGAYLDKRTYQLNSANSRESMVEAALDIAEGADILMVKPAGAYLDILCRLRQMTDLPLAAYQVSGEYAQIHAAAERGWLDLTATRDESLLAIKRAGADLILTYFAKEIALEIAISK
- a CDS encoding prepilin-type N-terminal cleavage/methylation domain-containing protein, with the translated sequence MIKLRAPKPKGFTLIEMLVVIAIIGILASMLLPTLARAMAKAKRIQCMSNLSQQGKALIMFALDNDDRLPWQLTPSGQANHFGGNFSPDPGSVYGTRDLKRDVVTAKILWSPCDATREAANEQAVMDWKSYNTRDGRPIPNNALSYVFIQGGDIGRPTTVLAATRNLSSQDLVTAHWAGSDEEDDQGNPPPTAMTSLFAGQGQMVMADGSAKLCNDGDLSSAGMVVKPHIESIGGVTLGKASTRVLHGYGKTDQTEKVLSGLTASLARAKEENKNVYLLFTGSDWCPPCMALEKTVLNHRLWTAFASEGLVIHICDFPINRGVNPDTERENDQLKASFGVQNFPTQIILNGETGKEIRRRTGYTRGPVTPYVAWARGQ
- a CDS encoding DUF1080 domain-containing protein translates to MKKQFIALTLLLALGADAGEKGFKQIFNGEDLTGWAGPVQNYQAVDGTLRCKPGKGGTVYTKEVYGDFVVRFEFLLPEGGNNGLAIRYPGQGDTAYVGMCELQILDNTSPKYAKLHPAQYHGSAYGMFPAKRGFLKKPGEWNVQEVTVKGSTINVVLNGEIILDCDLSKAEKTMAPLAKYKGRTRTEGHFGFAGHGAAVAFRNVRIKRLD
- a CDS encoding TAXI family TRAP transporter solute-binding subunit produces the protein MGTESIRNRLIAVGLLIVLAVGLTARHWFTPDETTLIFATGQRGGLYHELGQAIADEVQQAHPHLRIQLVETTGSLDNANRLRKQTIHLALLQNDTQAGAHVRSLTAIHPELLHFLCHREAGIGSLRDLVGKTVALGPKGSGSEKFTREFLRFAGFNESQLTLVNLPLKEATSQLIAGNVHALLFLSGLDNDAFKSALQSGQVRLTPLIPLTHSTSISPNNLGDANDEARALVDGFRVHYPNASAHTIPLLAYPGQPIQPIGTVGVKAVLACHPSLPNEIAELITRTLYGHRAALSQKHSTFSSLDEQTSTTHLQFPLHPGAEHYFQRTDPGFFEKYVEIMSFILTLILILWSVIIWAQRWFLQRRKNRIDTYYEEIDKVINRLHDGTDLEEINKLETQLLKIRQRALAELVKEKLAADESYIIYQNMLNGCESMLVRLREKIQASSEKDA
- a CDS encoding mechanosensitive ion channel family protein, producing the protein MDFWNVHILPRLSAVEVIEWFTFAVNILVYLFSKNIASRYGAIQEEARMNSRLRILHGFNLIVFITFILSVAIHSTRFPAEQISQTCLTLLCAYLVTNLAEVLLLKRYGKATPVMGFTRRVETATSRTLELLAHFIILVGAVVVLVNVWGLTSSLQTTGVLGFLALLVFITKDYWMRDFLSGILLISSERIERGDVIAIPAEDVLGIVLDIRARQTHVRDLVHGHDMMLPNAFLLTHRVDLYKQNTGGPFKDYVDFKIAYGTPVTTVHDFLQAVHQQAATAGEGMDANQDTHIALKENGDHAARWRLGYVLNTPEKLLAVRDAVNLAAYELQEKFGLDISTPTTHRVESRSGNLASTSSSVERTKSPDKS
- a CDS encoding DUF1080 domain-containing protein: MKIIRLIPVLLIAAFTVSAGELNHPPKGFKALFNGKNLTGWWGARTEDPAKWMALDKKAFADKKAKSIKDIHQHWSVKHGILINDGHGMYLTTEKNYGNFELWVDYKTVAKADSGIYLRGVPQVQIWDYTDEKKFNIGGDKGSGGLWNNSKGAKGKDPLVLADKPFGQWNSFRIRLVGEKVTVHLNGKLVVDNARMENYFNRKGGLPKRGPIQLQTHGGEISWRNIYIKELN